ATTGAGATGTCCTGATGCTAAACTCAACACGCATTTGTCGTTTATACTTGTAAGGTGCCAAACTGCCTGTGAAGGCGGGACGGAAAGCCACGGGTCTTTTCTCCGATATTTCTGCTTTGTCCGTAAGATAGCCGGGTTGCCAGTATTTATAGTGATATTACTGGGCCCGGTTTTTTTTATTTTAGAATAATTGAATTTTGATTGAGGGGGATTTAGATGAAGATTTTTAAGGATGGTGTTCTGGCAAGATCTTGGAAAAGTCTCTGCACTTTGCTCCTTATTCTTTCCGTCAGCGCTTGTAGCGGCGGTGGAGGAGGAGGGGGAGGCGGTGGTGGCGGTGGTGATTCTTCAACGACCGTCTCTGGTAAGGTAACGCTTTCAGAAACTGTGTCCGAAAAACGGGCCTTTAAGTCAGTTAAGGCGCTTGGTGTGTGCCCTTCGGAATTGCAGGGAGCAGACATTAGTCTTTACAATGCAAGCCATCCGGAATGGTATTTTCCTGTTGCCAAAGTTATGAGTGGCCTGGATTGCAGCTACTCTTTTAGTGTTTTGACGAATGCCGCTTTGAATATAAATCCTGACGGAAGCCTCCCTTACAATGATGGAGACCCTATTCCTGCGGGTCTTTACACGGTAATTGCAAAAAATGATATCTCCATTACAGGTGGAAAGCAGTATGTGGCCATACAGGCTTTTGTCAGAAAGTTTTCCGGCGTTGTAAATGACAATAACCTGACTGCTTATGATGGTGATGTTGATCCTGAAGTAGATACAATGTTCGGGCAGAATCCGAATGGTGATGGCACTTTTGGAGGCGCTGACCTTGCCATTCAGGTGAATCGTAATCTGGGGATTACATTTAATAATGCAATAGCCAGAAAGACAGTCAATGGTTATATAACCGTTGCTGACGGCTCCGGAAATGTTATGGCCGGTAAATGGACTCTTTCTCCCAACCTTGTTTCTGCTGTTTTTAAGCCTGAAAGCGATTTTTCTCCGGGGACGCTCTATATTGTTACCGTTGGTACCGGGGTGCAGGATGTATTTGGAAAGCATCTGGCTGCTGTAGTGACGGGATCATTTACGGCAGACCTGCTTGATGAGAAATCTCCTAATGCTAATTATTTCGGGCCTACGACTGATACGCCTGTAAGCAAACCTCTCATGATAGAAGTTGATGAACTCGTTGATTTCAAGACGATGACTGTTTCTTCTGTTCCCGGTATTGGAGACAAACCTACCATTCGATTTATAGGTTTTGATCAGAGTCGCCATGAATTAACTAACAAAGGGTTTGTTTATGAGATACTGCCGAGCGCTAAATTGCTGCTTTCACAGGGCTATAAAATTACCCTGGGTGGTGCGCGTGATATGGCAGGTAATGTTCTTACTGATGTTACCATTGATATTACGACAGAGGCGACTGCTTCAGCGCCGACAGTGGAAAAAACATGGCCTGTCGATGGCGCTGTCGATGTAAGTGAGGGGACCGTTATCAAAGCCAGGTTTGACAGCATCATGGACCCTGAAACGATCAATTCGTTGACCTTTACCTTAAAAAATGGCGCCTCTAATGTGGGCGGAAGTGTTTACTACAACTATATTACAAGGACGGCCGTCTTTAAACCGACTGCCAACCTGGCTGTTTTTAAGACATATACGGCTACCGTCAAAGCAGTAGTGGGAGATTTTGGACAGGGAACAGACCAGACCCTGATGGGCCTTGATTACTCATGGTCCTTTTCAACACAGGCTACGGATGTAACTCCGCCATCAGTGAAGTTTACTACGCCTGTCAGCGCTGCACTGAAAATTTCAACAAGCACAAGCGTTACGGCTGTTTTTACTGAAAATATCACTGGTGTAAGTGATCTCTCCTTTACTTTAACAACAGCCAAGGGAGAGACTGTGCTTGCCGGAGTGAGCTATGTCCCACTCACCAATACGGCTATACTGACTCCTTCCACTCCACTTTCTGCCGGAGTGGTCTATACGGCTGCAATCGACGGTGCCTCAATTGCAGATGATGCCGGAAACCTCATGGAGAAAAACTACTCATGGTCTTTTACAACTGCTCCGCCTCCTGATTCAGGTCCACCTGCCATATCTTTAACAAGCCCTGCGGCAGGCGCCACAGGAGTTGCTATCGACTCTGTCGTTACCGTCGAATTCTCGGAGCCGCTTAAGGGGGTCGATTCTTCTTTGTTCTTCCTCTATGGTGGACGTCTTCCGGTGTCAGGTGTTGTGGAATATGATTATGTAACTAAGCGCGCAACCTTTATTCCTTCAAAAAAACTCAGCTACAACGCTGACTATAAGGCTGTCATTTCCGGAAAGATTGAAGACCTCACAGGAAACACGCTGGGAGCGGATTATGCCTGGGCTTTTACAACAATGGCAGAACCTGATCTGACGGCCCCCATGGTTGTATCTGAAAGTCCGGCCGATAAAACGGTAG
The sequence above is drawn from the Deltaproteobacteria bacterium genome and encodes:
- a CDS encoding Ig-like domain-containing protein; the protein is MKIFKDGVLARSWKSLCTLLLILSVSACSGGGGGGGGGGGGGDSSTTVSGKVTLSETVSEKRAFKSVKALGVCPSELQGADISLYNASHPEWYFPVAKVMSGLDCSYSFSVLTNAALNINPDGSLPYNDGDPIPAGLYTVIAKNDISITGGKQYVAIQAFVRKFSGVVNDNNLTAYDGDVDPEVDTMFGQNPNGDGTFGGADLAIQVNRNLGITFNNAIARKTVNGYITVADGSGNVMAGKWTLSPNLVSAVFKPESDFSPGTLYIVTVGTGVQDVFGKHLAAVVTGSFTADLLDEKSPNANYFGPTTDTPVSKPLMIEVDELVDFKTMTVSSVPGIGDKPTIRFIGFDQSRHELTNKGFVYEILPSAKLLLSQGYKITLGGARDMAGNVLTDVTIDITTEATASAPTVEKTWPVDGAVDVSEGTVIKARFDSIMDPETINSLTFTLKNGASNVGGSVYYNYITRTAVFKPTANLAVFKTYTATVKAVVGDFGQGTDQTLMGLDYSWSFSTQATDVTPPSVKFTTPVSAALKISTSTSVTAVFTENITGVSDLSFTLTTAKGETVLAGVSYVPLTNTAILTPSTPLSAGVVYTAAIDGASIADDAGNLMEKNYSWSFTTAPPPDSGPPAISLTSPAAGATGVAIDSVVTVEFSEPLKGVDSSLFFLYGGRLPVSGVVEYDYVTKRATFIPSKKLSYNADYKAVISGKIEDLTGNTLGADYAWAFTTMAEPDLTAPMVVSESPADKTVDVPVNTDLSITFSEDIDESTVFMSLSSVNGSVSGDAIYDAVNYIATFTPASSLSYGTIYDAVLASHVKDLAGNQMSAGHAWRFKTDARPYVVKVSPARDATNVDTGAAIKAVFSEAVTGVNDSTFTIAGVSGTVTYDGPGKTATFTPSAFLNDSTVYTATISSSVADNYGISMAGDFIWSFETAAPVDLTPPTVSSMTPKKGEINVATNTNVVIHFSEAINDATLFFNLSSTFGNVSGGLGYDTSTNTATFLPALELDASTTYSATIRAGVADLADNVMVSPVVWSFTTRGPTWGTAIRLESNPGSAYNPHIAFGPNGNAIAVWRQYDAKTAYYDVYASYYTKGSGWGTAMLIETNAGNAYSPKVSFYSNGYARVVWHQYDPENKTYDIWTNFCTPSGSWSTAETYDTLGGHAYSPAIANDSSSLIVWYQHDGSYDSLYGGACCSQKSVIESNKGSVSEPVVAKDGSKNGMVAWRQQNVSTGYYDIWASYYNGSSFDKPILIEDMPGNAYNPDVAFDSNGNAMVVWQHYNTKTLFYDIYARYYSKDGGWGAVKLLENNAGSAYAPKVDFYNYDAARIVWHQYDTTYKVYDIWTNYYLSSGSYGTASKLDSGSGSASSPQIANSGNAMTVWYQHDGKYNSIYGQKCCTGTALLERRSGDAYEPQVARDPFDNGLVIWRQYDASTGYYDIWVNHYK